A single Phaenicophaeus curvirostris isolate KB17595 chromosome 26, BPBGC_Pcur_1.0, whole genome shotgun sequence DNA region contains:
- the ITGA3 gene encoding integrin alpha-3, producing MERLGRRVPGLLLLLLLPGLLLLLLPGPLPAAAFNLDRTFPVLKEGATPGGFFGFSVALHRQTERRERCLLLVGAPRDTEPVNGTRTGTVYACPLSASTSDCQPLDIELKNEPDKAIIDDMWLGVTVASQRQPAGRVLACAHRYTKVLWSGSEDQRRMVGKCYVRGNDLRLDISDEWQTYHNEMCNSNTDTDETGMCQMGTSAGFTANSIYFGAPGAYNWQGTDYMLQREMWDLHDFSYPNTKNGNTYIGYTAEVGSAVLQPDAVTLVTGAPRYNHTGAVYLLSRSAQQTLRRSLLLPGHQVGSYFGSAVALADLNNDGWQDLVVGAPYYFERKEEVGGAVYVYMNEGGVFQPHPSLVLTGPSYSAFGFAVASIGDINQDGFQDIAVGAPFEGPGKVYIYHSSAEGLLAKPRQVVSGSELGPASMQTFGYSLSGGLDVDGNSYPDLLVGSLAERVVLLRARPVINILDKTFTVTPSKVDPARCTPDSCITITVCFSYNQSAGDPKYQEEITLEYILEADKDRHPPRVRFLGTHSATYHGIFLMPQTRCESKELLLLDNIRDKLHPIVLSLNYSLVEKPRTFQLGPHSLDAFPVLNQDQSHENETKIEFQKECGSDNKCYSNLQLQSSFVTDQNQPLPRVNGTQVLQYSRDVRKLYLSINITNVPTTPSNGEDAHEALLNITVPDSLLPSSVRPSGACTFAETVLCELGNPFKRNQRAELIITFEAIGIMLDTREILVWLDLSTQSTQEDLQPVLAKLLVDYSIQSSLTIASSHSQSHFSGTVVGESAMRKEQDVGSPLAFDFQVTTKGESLGSLGTILLGFEWPYEIPNGKWLLYPTEILVNSNETCQPPGGVINPLNLTLLENQAPSRRRREPEPPELAEPPITLAAAKKAKSEVVLSCSKGTARCIWFECPLLHTQHPTTFRVRARVWNSTFIEEFSSFDRVKVDGTATLFLRTHVPTINMRNHTVRFSVDVDSELTEEQPAEIALWLVLVAVAAGLLLLGLIILLLWKCGFFRRANTRAMYEAKGQKAEMRIQPSETKRLTDDY from the exons ATGGAGCGGCTCGGGCGGCGGGTcccggggctgctgctgctgctcctcctgccggggctgctgctgctcctcctgcccggccccctccccgccgccgccttcAACCTGGACCGCACCTTCCCGGTGCTCAAGGAGGGAGCGACCCCCGGCGGCTTCTTCGGCTTCTCGGTAGCGCTGCACCGGCAAACCGAGCGGAGGGAGCGATGCCT gCTGCTGGTGGGAGCCCCCCGAGACACGGAGCCGGTGAACGGCACACGGACGGGCACCGTCTACGCTTGCCCCCTCTCCGCTTCTACGAGCGACTGCCAGCCCCTCGACATCGAGCTGAAGA ATGAGCCAGACAAAGCCATCATCGATGACATGTGGCTGGGGGTGACGGTGGCCAGCCAGCGGCAGCCGGCCGGGAGGGTGCTG GCCTGCGCTCACCGCTACACCAAGGTGCTGTGGTCGGGCAGCGAGGACCAGCGGCGCATGGTGGGCAAGTGCTACGTGCGGGGCAACGACCTACGCCTCGACATCAGCGACGAGTGGCAGACCTACCACAACGAGATGTGCAACTCCAACACCGACACCGACGAGACCGGCATGTGCCAGATGGGCACCAGCGCCGGCTTCACCGCCAACAGCATCTACTTCGGAGCACCCGGCGCCTACAACTGGCAAG GCACCGACTACATGCTGCAGCGGGAGATGTGGGACCTGCACGACTTCTCCTACCCCAACACCAAGAACGGCAACACTTACATAG GGTACACGGCGGAGGTGGGCAGCGCGGTGCTGCAGCCGGACGCGGTGACGCTGGTGACGGGCGCCCCCCGGTACAATCACACGGGCGCCGTGTACCTGCTGAGCCGAAGCGCCCAGCAGACGCTGCGCAGGAGCCTCCTCCTACCTGGGCACCAGGTGGGCTCCTACTTCGGCAGCGCCGTGGCCCTGGCGGATCTCAACAATGACGG GTGGCAGGACCTGGTGGTGGGAGCCCCCTACTACTTCGAGCggaaggaggaggtggggggtgCAGTCTACGTCTACATGAACGAGGGGGGGGTCTTCCAGCCCCACCCCAGCCTGGTCCTCACTGGCCCCAGCTACTCTGCGTTCGGCTTCGCCGTGGCCAGCATCGGGGACATCAACCAGGATGGCTTCCAGG ATATCGCCGTGGGGGCTCCTTTTGAGGGGCCCGGCAAGGTCTACATCTACCACAGCAGCGCAGAGGGGCTGCTAGCAAAACCCCGCCAG GTGGTCAGCGGGTCGGAGCTGGGCCCCGCCAGCATGCAGACCTTCGGGTACTCACTGAGCGGGGGGCTGGATGTGGATGGCAACTCCTACCCTGATCTCCTGGTGGGCAGCTTGGCCGAGAGGGTCGTCCTGCTGAG aGCTCGGCCCGTGATCAACATCCTGGACAAGACCTTCACGGTGACACCCAGCAAAGTGGATCCTGCCCGGTGCACACCCGACTCCTG caTCACGATCACCGTTTGCTTCTCCTACAACCAGAGTGCTGGAGACCCCAAGTACCAGGAGGAGATCA ccctggaaTACATCCTGGAGGCGGACAAGGACCGGCACCCCCCCAGGGTCAGGTTTTTGGGGACCCACTCTGCCACCTACCACGGCATCTTCCTCATGCCCCAGACCCGCTGTGAATCCAaggagctcctgctgctg GACAATATCCGGGACAAGCTGCACCCCATCGTGCTCTCCTTGAACTACTCGCTGGTGGAGAAGCCCAGGACCTTCCAGCTGGGTCCCCACTCCCTCGATGCCTTCCCTGTCCTCAACCAGGACCAGTCCCATGAGAACGAGACCAAG ATCGAGTTCCAGAAGGAGTGTGGCTCCGACAACAAGTGCTACAGCAACCTCCAGCTCCAGAGCAGCTTTGTCACCGACCAGAACCAACCCCTGCCCAG GGTGAACGGGACCCAGGTGCTGCAGTACAGCCGGGACGTGCGGAAGCTCTACCTGAGCATCAACATCACTAACGTGCCCACCACCCCCTCCAACGGCGAGGATGCCCACGAGGCGCTGCTCAACATCACAGTGCCGGACAGCCTTCTGCCCTCCTCCGTGCGCCCG AGCGGAGCCTGCACCTTTGCAGAGACGGTGCTGTGCGAGCTGGGCAACCCCTTCAAGAGGAACCAGAGG gcagagctgatTATCACCTTCGAGGCCATTGGGATCATGCTGGACACACGGGAGATCCTGGTGTGGCTGGATCTGTCCAC gcaaagcacccaggaggacctgcagcctgtgctggCCAAGCTGCTGGTGGACTACAGCATCCAGTCCTCGCTGACCAT AGCCTCCTCGCACTCCCAGTCGCACTTCAGCGGGACGGTGGTGGGCGAGTCGGCCATGCGGAAGGAGCAGGACGTGGGCAGCCCCCTCGCCTTCGATTTCCAG GTGACCACCAAGGGCGAGTCGCTGGGCTCCCTGGGCACTATCCTGCTGGGCTTCGAGTGGCCCTATGAGATTCCCAACGGCAAGTGGCTCCTCTATCCCACCGAGATCCTCGTCAACAGCAATGAGACCTGCCAGCCCCCCGGGGGGGTCATCAACCCCCTCAACCTCACC CTCCTGGAGAACCAGGCTCCATCCCGGCGGAGACGGGAGCCGGAGCCCCCCGAGCTGGCAGAGCCCCCCATCACCCTGGCTGCTGCCAAGAAAGCCAAGTCGGAGGTGGTGCTG agctgctccaaGGGCACAGCTCGCTGCATCTGGTTCGAGTGCCCCCTCCTCCACACCCAGCACCCCACCACCTTCAGGGTCCGCGCCCGGGTCTGGAACAGCACCTTCATCGAG GAGTTCAGCAGCTTTGACCGGGTGAAGGTGGACGGCACGGCCACGCTCTTCCTCCGGACCCACGTCCCCACCATCAACATGAGGAACCACACGGTGCGG TTCTCCGTGGACGTGGATTCGGAGCTGACGGAGGAGCAGCCGGCTGAGATCGCGCTGTGGCTGGTGCTGGTGGCGGTGGCGGccgggctgctgctgctggggctgatcATCCTGCTGCTCTGGAAG TGCGGGTTCTTCCGTCGGGCCAACACGCGGGCCATGTACGAAGCCAAGGGGCAGAAGGCGGAGATGAGGATCCAGCCGTCGGAAACGAAGCGGCTGACGGATGACTACTAG